One region of Epilithonimonas zeae genomic DNA includes:
- a CDS encoding outer membrane beta-barrel family protein: MKIYNAIVLLFPVFVWSQNVKGHIENENQESISESSIEINENKSIFYSDKDGNFSLEGISKFPISIVIKKQDYQDYEIILEDNQSLNIILKKDTVKSIAGVTIKANKPLLKRKIDRLEFNIDKTPLQNLNAWDILKSTPNILVKNEELSVRGNSQIIVTINDKKTLMTQEQLKQLLENTDGNNVSSVEVITNPPAKYEAQGSAIINIKMKQNVLSGYKGRISTRYTQATYAKGLIGTSQSYNTDKWQLTGNYNFVTGDYVRKNFDVVVFDKDKTRWESDMERKTHAHEQHVYNFSGQYTLDSLSTVQFGFDGYNAPNNTGHYNVPTNIYNTENNQLQSYYLTSNKKKQYDNSFNSYLVYDKKFGNNNLTWTNNSSTKRFKENQDVATLLNFDGQPANNNRFANNSVQDISLYATQLDHRFSNDKFTLESGLKYSFVNNKNDLDFFDGTSGTLIQDLTKSNLFNYKENIFAGYISSEYKWKQWEMKAGLRSETTLIKTNSDNPVVENKTTRTGLFPTFYLMYNLTEDQQLGFSYGKRIDRPNYDFLNPSKSYYNLYSYFQGDAYLKSTIIHNLSLTYTVKDWNFEAYYSYIKDPSMEISIQNPQTFETVYNYTNIDHGQNLGMNFSKNFSIKPFWKLNLFAMGEYQENYFMGTDQVLYKNDVFFYNANISTQITLDKAKTWDLNVSYVYNSKTIQGSFDISSSQNTNIIINKKMFDKRLETGLVFNDIFRTNKNTISTRYADQNQYFKDYRDTQYFMINLKYNFGNQKVKDAKTGRKTDEQNRL, translated from the coding sequence ATGAAAATATATAACGCAATTGTACTTCTGTTTCCAGTTTTTGTCTGGAGCCAGAATGTCAAAGGACATATCGAGAACGAAAATCAGGAATCTATCTCTGAATCAAGCATTGAAATTAATGAAAACAAATCGATATTCTATTCCGATAAAGATGGAAATTTCAGTCTTGAAGGTATTTCGAAATTTCCTATCTCAATTGTCATCAAAAAACAAGATTACCAGGATTATGAAATTATTTTGGAAGATAACCAATCACTGAATATTATTCTTAAAAAGGATACTGTAAAATCAATTGCTGGTGTCACGATAAAAGCTAACAAACCTTTACTGAAAAGGAAAATTGACCGATTGGAATTCAATATCGATAAAACACCACTTCAAAATCTGAATGCCTGGGATATCTTGAAAAGTACACCCAATATTTTAGTGAAAAATGAAGAATTAAGTGTCAGAGGAAACTCTCAAATTATTGTAACCATTAATGATAAAAAAACTTTGATGACGCAGGAACAACTCAAACAACTCCTTGAAAATACGGATGGAAATAATGTTTCATCTGTGGAAGTCATCACCAATCCGCCTGCAAAATACGAAGCGCAAGGAAGCGCCATTATCAATATCAAAATGAAGCAAAATGTTCTTTCCGGCTACAAAGGAAGAATCTCGACAAGATATACTCAGGCAACTTATGCCAAGGGATTGATTGGGACTTCGCAATCTTACAATACTGATAAATGGCAATTGACCGGGAATTACAATTTTGTAACCGGAGATTATGTCCGGAAAAACTTTGATGTAGTAGTTTTTGACAAAGATAAAACCCGTTGGGAAAGCGACATGGAGAGAAAAACACACGCTCACGAACAGCACGTTTACAATTTTTCCGGACAATATACTTTGGATAGTTTATCAACAGTTCAGTTTGGTTTTGACGGTTATAATGCGCCTAACAACACAGGTCATTACAATGTTCCGACGAATATTTACAACACGGAAAATAATCAGTTGCAATCGTATTACTTAACATCCAACAAGAAAAAGCAATATGATAACAGTTTTAATTCTTATTTGGTTTATGATAAAAAATTTGGAAACAACAACCTGACTTGGACAAATAACTCGAGCACAAAACGCTTTAAGGAAAATCAGGATGTAGCAACTTTATTGAATTTTGACGGTCAACCTGCAAATAATAACAGATTTGCAAATAATAGTGTTCAGGATATTTCGCTTTATGCTACGCAGTTGGATCATCGATTTTCTAATGACAAATTCACATTGGAAAGTGGTTTGAAATACAGTTTTGTAAACAATAAAAATGACCTCGATTTCTTTGATGGAACCAGCGGAACTTTGATTCAGGATTTAACAAAAAGCAACCTATTTAATTATAAAGAGAATATTTTTGCTGGTTATATTTCCTCAGAATACAAATGGAAACAATGGGAAATGAAAGCTGGTTTGCGTTCGGAAACTACTTTAATTAAAACCAATTCTGATAATCCGGTTGTAGAAAATAAGACGACAAGAACCGGACTCTTCCCTACTTTTTACCTGATGTATAACCTGACAGAAGACCAGCAATTAGGATTCTCGTACGGAAAAAGAATCGACCGGCCGAATTATGATTTCCTGAATCCTTCCAAATCTTATTATAATCTATATTCTTACTTCCAAGGTGATGCTTATCTGAAATCAACCATCATTCATAATCTGAGTTTGACTTACACGGTAAAAGACTGGAATTTCGAGGCATATTATAGCTATATCAAAGACCCTTCGATGGAAATTTCTATACAAAATCCGCAGACTTTTGAAACAGTTTATAATTACACCAATATTGACCACGGACAAAATCTAGGCATGAATTTCTCCAAAAACTTTTCTATCAAGCCATTCTGGAAACTGAATCTCTTTGCAATGGGAGAATATCAGGAGAATTATTTTATGGGAACGGACCAAGTTTTATACAAAAATGATGTCTTCTTTTACAATGCGAACATTTCTACACAAATCACTTTGGACAAAGCAAAAACCTGGGATTTGAATGTGTCTTATGTTTATAATTCTAAGACGATCCAGGGTTCGTTTGACATCAGTTCCTCTCAGAACACCAATATCATTATCAATAAGAAAATGTTTGATAAAAGATTGGAAACAGGTTTGGTTTTCAATGATATTTTCCGAACGAATAAGAATACGATCTCGACAAGATATGCAGATCAAAATCAATATTTCAAAGATTATCGCGATACGCAGTATTTTATGATCAATCTGAAATATAACTTCGGAAATCAGAAAGTGAAAGATGCGAAGACTGGGCGTAAGACGGATGAGCAGAATAGACTTTAA
- a CDS encoding M1 family metallopeptidase → MKLKVLGLVFCSAVVSAQNIQNNPGSNHGNKFEQLGTILPTPNVYRTASGSAGHAYWQQRADYDIEAYLDEDKRNLKGSETITYYNNSPDDLDYLWLQLDENEQSSVKNADYAVSSTLPKKVVIDKVKASELPVADNGYGVNLEKVTDVSGNPLNYVVNKTMMRIDLPKALKKGEKFVFKINWNYNIPNRIEKGGRGGYEYFAEDGNDLYTITQWFPRMCVYSDFHGWQNHQFTGRGEFALVFGNYKVKMNVPADHVVGGTGECKNYDQVLSSEQLARYRKAENSNEPVEIVTLDEAKKAEKNHSKQRKTWIFEANDVRDFAWTSSRKFIWDGMRVTIPENNNKVMAMSFYGKEAYGLYRKFSTKAVAHTIKTYSEFTIPYPYPVAQSVEAANGMEYPMICFNYGRTEKDGTYSEAIKNGMLGVIIHEVGHNFFPMIINSDERQWSWMDEGLNTFTEYLTEEKWDNKFPSKRGPAWTIVDYMKLPKDELEPIMTNSENIEKFGPNAYSKPATGLNILRETIMGRELFDKAFKTYAKRWAFRHPEPADFFRTMEDASGEDLDWFWRGWFYGTDPVDISLDKVTIATPDFEAVPKTETVTYKVDKPGLNEFEDISKIRNKDDKNIKFYVESDKDVQDFYYRYDRGQEKVDTSKEYNLTTGNLEKLDAKDIKKENNVTAYQIDFSNKGGLVMPIILEFTFEDGSKLNDKISVQIWRHNEQRASKTYYFDKKLKSVQVDPMRETADIDTSNNFWAASTSAETPSKFQVFKQKQKDAARGASNGKVNPMQAAGKK, encoded by the coding sequence ATGAAGTTAAAAGTTTTAGGACTTGTATTCTGTTCTGCTGTTGTTTCGGCGCAGAATATCCAAAATAATCCGGGAAGCAATCACGGGAACAAATTTGAACAGCTCGGAACCATTCTCCCAACTCCCAATGTTTACAGAACCGCTTCTGGCTCGGCTGGTCACGCTTACTGGCAACAACGTGCAGATTACGATATCGAAGCTTATTTGGACGAAGATAAAAGAAATCTGAAGGGTTCGGAAACCATCACTTATTACAACAATTCACCGGACGATCTGGATTATCTTTGGCTTCAGTTGGACGAAAATGAGCAGTCTTCTGTGAAAAATGCAGATTATGCAGTTTCTTCTACGCTTCCGAAAAAAGTAGTTATCGATAAAGTAAAAGCTTCCGAACTCCCTGTTGCAGATAATGGTTATGGGGTAAATCTGGAAAAAGTAACCGACGTTTCCGGAAATCCATTAAATTATGTTGTCAACAAAACAATGATGCGTATCGACCTTCCAAAAGCTTTGAAAAAAGGAGAGAAATTCGTTTTTAAAATTAATTGGAATTACAACATCCCGAATCGTATCGAAAAAGGTGGAAGAGGTGGTTACGAATATTTTGCTGAAGATGGCAACGACCTTTACACCATCACACAATGGTTCCCGAGAATGTGTGTTTACAGTGATTTTCACGGCTGGCAGAATCATCAGTTCACAGGACGTGGTGAGTTTGCCTTGGTTTTCGGAAATTATAAAGTCAAAATGAATGTTCCTGCCGATCACGTTGTTGGTGGAACAGGCGAATGTAAAAACTACGATCAAGTTTTGTCATCAGAACAATTAGCGAGATATAGAAAGGCTGAAAACTCTAATGAACCGGTAGAAATTGTAACATTAGACGAAGCCAAAAAAGCAGAAAAAAATCACTCCAAACAAAGAAAAACCTGGATTTTTGAAGCGAATGACGTTCGTGATTTTGCCTGGACTTCTTCAAGAAAATTTATTTGGGACGGCATGCGCGTGACGATTCCTGAAAACAACAATAAAGTAATGGCGATGAGTTTTTATGGAAAAGAGGCTTACGGACTTTACAGAAAATTCTCTACAAAAGCTGTAGCTCATACCATTAAAACTTATTCAGAATTTACGATTCCTTATCCATATCCTGTAGCGCAATCTGTAGAAGCGGCCAACGGAATGGAGTATCCGATGATTTGTTTCAACTATGGAAGAACTGAAAAAGATGGAACTTATTCTGAAGCCATCAAAAACGGAATGTTAGGCGTGATTATTCACGAAGTGGGACATAACTTTTTCCCAATGATTATCAATTCAGACGAAAGACAATGGAGCTGGATGGATGAAGGTCTGAACACGTTTACAGAATATCTGACGGAAGAAAAATGGGACAACAAATTCCCTTCAAAACGTGGGCCAGCTTGGACAATCGTTGATTATATGAAATTGCCGAAAGACGAATTGGAACCGATTATGACCAATTCTGAAAATATCGAAAAGTTTGGACCAAATGCTTATTCAAAACCGGCAACGGGACTTAACATTCTTCGTGAAACCATTATGGGCAGAGAATTGTTTGATAAAGCGTTCAAGACTTATGCTAAAAGGTGGGCTTTTCGTCATCCTGAACCTGCAGATTTTTTCAGAACAATGGAAGATGCGAGTGGGGAAGACCTGGATTGGTTTTGGAGAGGATGGTTTTATGGAACAGATCCTGTAGATATTTCTTTGGACAAAGTGACCATTGCAACGCCAGATTTCGAAGCTGTTCCGAAAACTGAAACCGTGACATATAAAGTGGATAAACCTGGTTTGAACGAGTTTGAAGATATTTCTAAAATCAGAAATAAAGATGATAAGAATATCAAGTTTTATGTAGAATCTGACAAAGATGTTCAGGATTTCTATTACAGATACGACCGTGGACAGGAGAAAGTAGATACATCTAAAGAATATAATCTGACGACTGGAAACCTAGAGAAATTAGATGCAAAAGACATCAAAAAAGAAAATAATGTGACCGCTTATCAAATCGATTTTTCTAACAAAGGCGGATTGGTAATGCCAATTATTTTAGAATTCACATTTGAAGATGGTTCAAAACTGAATGATAAAATCAGTGTCCAAATCTGGAGACATAACGAGCAAAGGGCTTCCAAAACATATTATTTTGATAAGAAACTGAAGTCTGTCCAGGTCGACCCAATGAGAGAAACAGCAGATATTGATACTTCTAATAATTTCTGGGCTGCTTCAACTTCAGCAGAAACACCAAGCAAATTCCAGGTTTTCAAACAAAAACAAAAAGATGCTGCAAGAGGTGCTTCCAATGGAAAAGTAAATCCAATGCAGGCTGCAGGAAAGAAATAA
- a CDS encoding HupE/UreJ family protein — translation MQDFIFYLKLGWEHIISLDALDHQLFILALIAVYSYNDFKKILILVTAFTIGHSITLALSTLNVLRVPGNWVEFLIPLTIVITALGNILMKSNQKKLMSLNYYLALIFGLIHGMGFANTARMMLAKEQSIFVPLLGFNIGLELGQIVLVIVILILLFILLKLFRVNRKDWILFVSSGVFALALKMTLERLPF, via the coding sequence ATGCAGGATTTTATTTTTTACTTGAAACTCGGTTGGGAACACATTATTTCTCTGGATGCGCTGGATCATCAGCTTTTTATTTTGGCACTGATTGCAGTTTATTCCTACAACGATTTCAAAAAAATCCTGATTCTCGTAACCGCTTTTACCATCGGACATTCCATCACTTTGGCGTTGAGTACACTTAATGTTCTTCGAGTTCCCGGAAATTGGGTCGAGTTTCTGATTCCTTTGACTATTGTCATCACCGCTTTAGGCAATATTTTGATGAAAAGTAATCAGAAAAAGCTGATGAGTCTCAACTACTATTTAGCTTTGATTTTTGGTTTGATTCACGGGATGGGATTTGCGAATACTGCGAGAATGATGCTAGCTAAAGAACAAAGTATCTTCGTTCCACTTTTGGGCTTCAATATTGGTTTGGAGTTGGGTCAGATTGTCTTGGTCATTGTGATTTTAATCCTGCTTTTCATTCTGCTCAAACTTTTCCGGGTGAATAGAAAAGACTGGATTTTATTCGTTTCATCGGGAGTTTTCGCATTGGCGCTCAAAATGACTTTGGAACGATTGCCTTTTTAA
- a CDS encoding DUF6702 family protein — translation MKNFFFAIAIFSLALALFSFKFHPYHVGSMEFNYSQKSKTFEVSGRFFMDDLENAINKKYGKNLHFLNPKSEKEMNEALKNYASEYVKLKVNNQFVKVNFVGYEEDKESVDIFLESETVSNPKKIETAVSFLYNLFDDQMNIIHIVIKGQRKSEKLNYPDRYLFQEF, via the coding sequence ATGAAGAACTTTTTCTTTGCAATTGCTATTTTTTCTTTGGCTTTGGCGCTTTTCTCTTTCAAATTTCATCCTTATCACGTTGGCTCTATGGAATTTAATTACAGCCAAAAATCAAAAACCTTTGAAGTTTCCGGACGATTTTTCATGGATGATTTGGAGAATGCTATTAATAAAAAATATGGAAAAAATCTTCATTTCCTGAATCCAAAATCTGAAAAGGAAATGAATGAAGCGCTAAAAAACTATGCCTCAGAATATGTGAAATTGAAAGTGAACAATCAATTTGTGAAAGTTAATTTTGTTGGTTACGAGGAAGATAAGGAAAGTGTTGACATTTTTCTGGAATCTGAAACTGTTTCTAATCCTAAAAAAATTGAAACTGCAGTCAGTTTTCTTTATAACCTTTTTGATGACCAGATGAATATCATTCACATTGTCATAAAAGGTCAACGTAAAAGTGAAAAACTGAATTATCCTGACCGTTATCTTTTTCAGGAATTTTGA
- a CDS encoding TetR/AcrR family transcriptional regulator — protein sequence MGVHERRQREKESIRANILDASFNLAKTEGWASLSIRKIADAIEYSAPVVYDYFENKEAILYEISLNGFHQLHIELLKAQKKHDEPEDQLTAIVDAYWKFAFKNKEYYQLMFGLGMQCSGKGMMKEEFSSFQDMLYERTLEIINKKGSNPDNACHSSHALFSAVHGLISIMMMRNADIPSTMNKTTLDETVSAFIKSL from the coding sequence ATGGGAGTTCACGAACGTCGTCAAAGAGAAAAAGAATCTATACGCGCCAATATTTTGGACGCTTCTTTTAATTTGGCTAAAACAGAGGGTTGGGCTTCGCTTTCCATTAGAAAGATTGCGGATGCGATAGAATACAGTGCACCAGTTGTTTACGATTATTTTGAAAATAAAGAAGCTATTCTTTATGAAATTTCATTAAACGGGTTTCATCAATTACATATCGAATTATTGAAAGCACAGAAAAAACACGATGAGCCAGAAGATCAATTGACTGCTATTGTGGATGCTTACTGGAAATTTGCTTTCAAGAATAAAGAATATTATCAATTGATGTTTGGGCTGGGAATGCAGTGTAGCGGAAAAGGAATGATGAAGGAAGAGTTTTCTTCGTTTCAGGATATGCTTTATGAACGCACTTTGGAAATCATCAATAAAAAAGGATCGAATCCCGATAATGCTTGTCATTCTTCTCATGCTTTATTTTCAGCCGTTCACGGGTTGATATCTATTATGATGATGAGAAATGCGGATATTCCTTCTACAATGAACAAAACAACATTAGACGAAACTGTTTCAGCTTTTATTAAGTCATTGTAA
- a CDS encoding efflux RND transporter periplasmic adaptor subunit, producing MKTITQLKFIVLLSSIILLQNCTKAAEGAGAPPPAPELPVYTVITSNTSTFQEFPTALEGKNNVEIRSQVDGYLDKIYVEEGAFVRAGQPLFKIDSRSYGEQVNMASANLQAANANIQKMKVEVDRLTTLVAEKVVSDVQLKTAKANYAVAVATAAQAKAALGGSRITNGFTTITAPVSGYLGRIPYKKGSLISKTDPTPLTFVSDISEIYAYFSISEIDFIAFQKKYVGATLEEKMRNMPLVDLVIADNSTYSEKGKMKMIDGQFDKSTGAITVRATFPNPNGTLRSGNTGKVRMPQLLSDAVVIPQESTFEIQDKTYVYVLGKDKTVTSKPITISGKTEHYYFISEGLKKGDQIVFTGLGSLKDGAPIKPKMISSDSLLTATPL from the coding sequence ATGAAAACTATTACTCAACTAAAATTTATTGTACTTCTATCAAGTATTATACTTTTACAAAATTGTACCAAAGCGGCAGAAGGTGCAGGTGCGCCACCACCAGCTCCGGAATTACCTGTCTACACCGTAATCACTTCCAATACTTCGACTTTTCAGGAATTCCCGACTGCATTGGAAGGTAAAAATAATGTGGAAATCAGATCTCAGGTGGATGGTTATCTGGACAAAATTTATGTGGAAGAAGGTGCATTCGTGAGAGCGGGACAACCTCTTTTCAAAATAGATTCCAGATCTTACGGCGAGCAGGTAAATATGGCAAGTGCCAACCTTCAGGCTGCCAACGCGAATATCCAAAAAATGAAAGTCGAAGTAGACCGGTTAACAACTTTGGTTGCTGAAAAAGTAGTTTCTGATGTTCAATTGAAAACAGCGAAAGCGAATTACGCAGTTGCAGTTGCAACAGCAGCACAGGCAAAAGCTGCTTTGGGAGGTTCTAGAATCACCAATGGATTTACTACAATCACAGCACCTGTTAGCGGTTATCTTGGTAGAATTCCTTACAAAAAAGGAAGCCTGATCTCCAAAACTGATCCTACTCCATTGACTTTCGTTTCTGACATCAGCGAGATTTATGCTTATTTCTCCATAAGTGAAATCGATTTTATTGCTTTCCAAAAGAAATATGTCGGCGCAACGCTGGAAGAAAAAATGAGAAATATGCCTTTGGTAGATTTGGTAATTGCAGACAACTCCACTTATTCTGAAAAAGGAAAAATGAAAATGATTGATGGGCAATTTGATAAAAGTACTGGTGCAATCACGGTTCGTGCAACGTTCCCCAATCCAAACGGAACTTTGAGAAGCGGAAACACAGGAAAAGTGAGAATGCCTCAATTATTGTCAGATGCAGTTGTTATTCCGCAAGAATCGACATTCGAAATTCAGGATAAAACTTACGTTTACGTTCTTGGAAAAGACAAAACGGTTACTAGCAAACCAATTACAATTTCAGGAAAAACTGAGCATTATTATTTCATTTCCGAAGGACTTAAAAAAGGCGACCAAATCGTATTTACAGGTTTAGGCAGCTTGAAAGATGGCGCACCAATCAAACCAAAAATGATTTCTTCTGACAGCCTATTAACAGCGACGCCTTTGTAA
- a CDS encoding efflux RND transporter permease subunit, translated as MLKQFIERPVLSTVISIILLLLGLLSVFQLPITLFPDIAPPSVQVTASYPGANAEVVARSVANPIEEAVNGVENMTYMTSNSSNDGSLTLNIYFKQGSDPDNAAVNVQNRVSKAMSQLPQEVVQAGISTQKVQNSFIMFMGITSDDPKQYDELFLQNYMKINIIPQLQRIPGVAQAQVFGSKDYSMRIWLKPDRLADNNLSPQEVLAAVKNSNLEAAPGRFGQGSKETYEYILKYKGKLNKNEDYENIVVKANSDGSFLRLKDVARVEFGSYSYTAANRVDGKPVAGFAILQTAGSNANEILTEVERQVEEFKTTLPKGVKPIIMYNSKDFLDASIHQVVETLVIAFILVFIVVYIFLQDFRSTLIPAIAVPVAIIGTFFFLNLFGFSINMLTLFALVLAIGIVVDDAIVVVEAVHSKMEHTGLPVDQATRESMSEISGAIISITLVMSAVFVPVGFMQGPAGVFYRQFAFTLAIAILISAINALTLSPALCALLLNDPQGEHGEHGHKTGFGARFFNAFNTSFNNLTKKYIYSLKFLIKNKWVSVGGLVLITAITVFLVNKAPSGFIPTEDQGFVLYAVNTPPGSSLERTNKATEQIDKIVNGEKATNHLWVADGLNFISNANASPYSAGFIKLKDYEDRGDVKDPDQIAAGLTGKVAQVKDASAFFFNFPTVQGFGNVSGFEFMLQDKTNGSFEQLGTTTQAFIGELMKRPEIAFAFTTYAAGNPQYTIEVDADKANQLGVSVTDLMQTMQIYYGSSFVSDFNRFGKYYRVMAQADVPYRTDANSLEGIYVKNNQSEMVPVKTLVTLKRSFGPETVTRNNLFNAVTINGTPKPGYSTGDAIKAVEETAKMSLPRGYGYEWTGITREERQTGGQTAFIFMLSILFVYFLLAAQYESYILPFAIILTIPTGIFGVYAFTGLAGIDNNIYVQVGLIMLVGLLAKNAILIVEFAVQRRHAGKTLIESALQASRLRLRPILMTSFAFIIGMLPLVWSQGAAAKGNHSIGISTVGGMLTGVVFGIFIIPVMYVIFQYLHEKMPSRKKRRLKKEKAALNYI; from the coding sequence ATGCTAAAACAATTTATAGAAAGACCCGTACTTTCAACGGTTATTTCGATCATCTTATTATTATTGGGATTGCTTTCGGTCTTCCAACTGCCGATCACATTGTTCCCAGACATTGCGCCACCAAGCGTTCAGGTAACGGCATCTTATCCTGGTGCAAACGCCGAAGTTGTTGCCCGTTCTGTTGCGAATCCCATTGAGGAAGCTGTAAACGGTGTGGAAAATATGACTTACATGACATCCAATTCCAGCAACGATGGATCATTGACTTTAAATATCTATTTCAAACAAGGCTCAGATCCGGATAATGCCGCAGTTAACGTTCAAAACAGGGTTTCCAAAGCGATGAGCCAGCTTCCGCAAGAGGTTGTTCAGGCTGGGATTTCTACTCAGAAAGTTCAGAACAGTTTCATTATGTTTATGGGAATCACGAGTGATGATCCTAAACAATATGACGAGCTTTTTCTTCAGAATTATATGAAGATCAATATCATCCCACAATTGCAACGTATTCCGGGAGTTGCTCAGGCTCAGGTTTTTGGTTCAAAAGATTATTCGATGAGAATCTGGCTGAAACCCGATCGTTTGGCAGATAACAATCTCTCGCCTCAGGAAGTTCTAGCCGCTGTCAAAAACAGTAATCTTGAAGCAGCGCCCGGACGTTTCGGACAGGGCAGCAAGGAAACTTATGAATATATTCTTAAATATAAAGGAAAATTAAACAAAAACGAAGACTACGAAAACATTGTTGTAAAAGCCAATAGTGACGGTTCTTTCCTAAGACTGAAAGATGTGGCAAGAGTGGAATTTGGCTCTTACAGTTACACCGCAGCGAACAGAGTGGATGGGAAACCGGTTGCAGGTTTTGCGATTCTTCAGACAGCTGGATCTAATGCCAACGAGATTTTAACGGAAGTTGAAAGACAGGTTGAAGAGTTCAAAACAACGTTGCCAAAAGGTGTGAAACCAATCATTATGTACAATTCCAAAGACTTTTTGGATGCGTCTATCCATCAGGTGGTGGAAACTTTGGTGATTGCATTTATTTTGGTTTTCATCGTGGTATATATTTTCCTTCAGGATTTCAGATCGACTTTAATTCCGGCGATTGCTGTTCCTGTTGCGATTATCGGTACATTTTTCTTCCTGAATTTATTCGGATTCAGTATCAATATGTTGACTTTGTTTGCTTTGGTTCTCGCAATTGGAATCGTCGTCGATGATGCGATTGTAGTTGTGGAGGCTGTCCATTCCAAGATGGAACATACTGGACTTCCAGTCGATCAAGCAACAAGAGAATCGATGAGCGAAATTTCAGGTGCGATTATTTCGATTACTTTGGTGATGTCTGCGGTTTTCGTTCCGGTTGGCTTTATGCAAGGTCCTGCGGGTGTTTTCTACAGACAGTTTGCTTTCACATTAGCGATTGCGATTTTGATTTCTGCTATTAATGCATTGACATTGAGCCCCGCTTTATGTGCACTTTTACTGAATGATCCACAAGGAGAACACGGCGAACACGGTCACAAAACTGGATTTGGAGCCAGATTTTTCAACGCTTTTAATACAAGTTTTAATAATCTGACCAAAAAATATATTTACAGTCTCAAATTCTTAATCAAAAACAAATGGGTAAGTGTTGGCGGACTGGTTTTGATTACGGCTATTACTGTATTTTTGGTAAATAAAGCACCTTCTGGATTTATCCCGACAGAAGATCAGGGTTTCGTTTTATATGCTGTGAACACGCCTCCGGGAAGTTCATTGGAAAGAACCAACAAAGCAACAGAACAAATCGATAAAATTGTAAATGGCGAAAAAGCGACCAACCATCTTTGGGTTGCAGATGGACTGAATTTCATCAGTAATGCCAACGCATCGCCCTACTCTGCCGGTTTCATCAAGCTGAAAGATTATGAAGATCGTGGCGATGTAAAAGATCCTGATCAGATTGCAGCGGGATTGACAGGAAAAGTAGCACAAGTAAAAGATGCGAGCGCTTTCTTCTTCAACTTCCCTACTGTTCAGGGTTTTGGTAACGTTTCCGGTTTCGAATTTATGTTGCAGGACAAAACCAACGGTTCTTTTGAACAATTGGGAACCACAACGCAGGCTTTCATCGGTGAATTGATGAAACGTCCGGAAATTGCTTTTGCATTCACAACTTATGCAGCAGGAAATCCTCAATACACGATTGAAGTTGATGCCGACAAAGCCAATCAGTTAGGCGTTTCTGTAACCGATTTGATGCAGACAATGCAGATTTATTATGGAAGTAGTTTCGTTTCAGATTTCAACAGATTTGGAAAATACTACAGGGTGATGGCTCAGGCTGATGTTCCTTACAGAACCGATGCTAACTCGTTGGAAGGAATTTATGTTAAAAATAATCAAAGTGAAATGGTTCCTGTAAAAACGTTGGTGACTTTGAAAAGATCTTTCGGACCAGAAACCGTGACTCGTAATAACCTGTTCAATGCTGTCACCATCAACGGAACTCCGAAACCTGGCTACAGTACAGGTGACGCCATCAAAGCAGTTGAAGAAACTGCGAAAATGTCTTTGCCAAGAGGTTACGGATACGAATGGACGGGAATCACGCGTGAAGAGCGACAAACTGGTGGACAAACCGCTTTCATTTTTATGTTGAGTATTTTGTTTGTTTACTTTTTATTAGCTGCACAGTACGAGAGTTACATCCTGCCTTTCGCTATTATTTTAACTATTCCTACAGGTATTTTCGGGGTTTATGCTTTCACAGGATTGGCTGGAATTGATAATAATATTTACGTTCAGGTTGGATTGATTATGCTTGTCGGATTATTGGCAAAAAATGCGATTCTGATTGTGGAATTCGCTGTTCAAAGAAGACACGCAGGTAAAACTTTGATTGAGTCTGCACTCCAAGCTTCGAGGCTGAGATTGAGACC